A single region of the Amphiura filiformis chromosome 7, Afil_fr2py, whole genome shotgun sequence genome encodes:
- the LOC140157097 gene encoding dual specificity protein phosphatase 14-like, giving the protein MAIRYSQLHHISEITDQLYLTSAYGASSPTALRAKGITCVVNATLSFQVPTPSNIKDIEYIRVPVDDAPSANLSMYFDSIADKIYNVKRARGRCLVHCYAGRSRSASLIMVYLMKYEHMTLKQAHTYVRGRRPVIRPNPGFWKQLIHYERTVKGKSTVKMVPSSIGWIPDIYKEEMKGLVW; this is encoded by the coding sequence ATGGCGATACGCTACTCCCAACTTCATCACATCAGTGAAATAACTGACCAATTATATCTCACAAGTGCCTACGGTGCAAGTAGTCCGACAGCACTCCGGGCGAAAGGCATCACATGTGTCGTCAACGCAACACTGTCATTTCAAGTACCCACGCCATCGAATATAAAAGATATCGAATACATACGGGTACCTGTAGATGACGCACCAAGTGCCAATTTATCCATGTACTTTGATTCTATCGCAGACAAGATATATAATGTGAAAAGAGCAAGAGGCCGCTGTTTGGTACATTGCTACGCAGGCCGTAGTCGTTCAGCATCGCTTATAATGGTGTATCTTATGAAATACGAACACATGACTTTGAAACAAGCGCACACGTATGTCAGAGGTAGGAGACCAGTGATTAGACCTAATCCAGGGTTCTGGAAGCAGCTGATTCATTACGAGCGAACTGTGAAAGGAAAAAGCACCGTGAAGATGGTTCCTTCATCTATTGGCTGGATACCAGATATTTACAAGGAAGAAATGAAAGGATTGGTTTGGTAG